The nucleotide sequence CAGTCGCCGATGGCGAAGATGTCACGCTCGCCCTCGACCTGCAGTTTCTCGTTGACGATGACGCGTCCTGCGCGGTCGCACGCGAAACCGAGCTTACTGATGATCGGCACCGCCTTGACGCCCGCCGCCCAAATGACCGTATTCGTCGGAATGACCCGACCATCCTTCAAGATCAGGCTGTTCTTGTCGCAGCCTGCGACCTGCGTGTTGAGCATGACGTCGATGCCTTTCTTCTCCAAGACGCGCACCGTTTCCTGCTGCAGATCAGGCGGCATCATGGGCAGAAGCCCGCCCGTCGCCTCGACGAGCTTGACGCTGATCTCATCGGGCGAAAGATTGTGATACTCGTCCTTCATGATGAGGTTGATGACCTCGGCCAGAGAGCCTGCGAGCTCAACGCCCGTCGGGCCGCCGCCGACGACGACGAAGCTCAGCATGCGGCGGCGCTCCTCCTCGTTATGCTCGATCTTGTTGGCGCGCTCGAACATGTGGATGACATGATTGCGGATGTGCAGCGCCTCCTGCAAGGTCTTCATCGGGAAGGAATGCTCCTCGACGCTCTCCATGCCAAAGAAATTCGTCGTCGCGCCCGCCGCGAGAACCAGATAATCGTAGGGAATCTCGCCGTGATTCGTGATGACGACCTTGCGCTCCTTGTCGAGACCGCGAAGCTTCGCCATGAAGAGATCAACATTTTTGTTATGGCGGAAGAAGGAGCGGATCGGATAGGCGATCTCATCGGTTGAAAGAAGTGACGTCGCGAGCTGATAGAGCAGCGGCTGAAAAAGATGGAAGTTGCGGCGGTCGACGATCGTGATGTCAAGGCTCTTATCCTTTGCCAGTTCGCGTACGACCTTGACTCCGCCGAAGCCTGCGCCAACGACGACGATACGTGTTTTCTTGCTCATGTTCTTTCTCCCTTCCTGGGTGCGGGAAACTCCCCGACTTGGCAGCGGCGCGAAAGTGCCTCGGCTTCTTCGACAGCCGTCATTCGTTTCGCGCCAGAAAAACTTATCAACATATAAATTTTATATATAGAAAAAGCGGCGCGGAGACTCATGCCGTCCGCGCCGCTTTCGTTCCCTTATGACTGTTCGTCTTATCTCTCATATTCTGCATCCTTGCCGTGCCCCTTCCCCATACGCCAGTCCGCTCGAACTGCGCGATCACCATTTCGGCAAGACTTCGAGCCAATAGCCGTCGGGATCGCTGATGAAGTAGATGCCCATCGCCGCATTCTCGTAGCAGATACAGCCCATCTCCTCGTGCAGCTTGTGCGCCGCCGCAAAGTCGTCGACGCCGAAGGCGAGGTGGAACTCATTGTCGCCGAGATTGTACGGCGTCTCGCGATCCTTGAGCCATGTCAACTCAAGCTCGTGCGGCGTCGAGCCGCCGTCGCCCAGGTAGACGAGCGTGAAATCGGGCATCTCCATGCGGCTCACTTCCTTGAGACCGAGCGCCTTCTCATAGAAGGCGAGCGAACGCGCGAGATCGCGCACGTTGATGTTGTTATGCAAAAACTTGAATTTCATAAACTTCCCTCACTTCTCCATATCGAAGAATGTAAAATTCTTGCAGTAGTCCATGACGAGGAACTTTTCCTTGTCCTTTCCCGCACCGTTCAAGTCGGCGCAGAAGCGCATGCCCCTGCCGAGCATTTGACTGAACTTGCTCAGCGAATGCACCTTGCGGAAGAAGACGAGATTCTCGACGGAAGGAATGTCAAAGCCCGTGTCCAAGACGTCGACGGAAACAGCGATCGTCAGCTGCTCATCGGACAGCGAAAAAGCCTGCACCGCCTCGGCAAGATCGGGCGTACGGGCATCGAGCGCACGGATGAAGTCTGCACCGTACTCGGGATGGAGCCGCTGGAAAATGAAGGCGATCGCCTTCGCCTGCAGACTGTTCTTCGCAAAGATGATCGTCTTGCCGAGCTTGCCGTCCGGCGTTTTGAGACCATGCTGCAAAAGGTTTTCGAGCATCGCCTGGATCGTTTCCTCGCTGAAGAGCCAGTTGTTCACGGCCGGCACGTCGAAATCCTTGCTCGCGATCGCGCCCGTATCGGAATACTCCATCTCCGCGATCGTTCGCTGCTCCTCCGTGAGATCGGCATAGAGAAGGCGTGGTTCCATGACGCCCTCGGGCGCTTCGTCGCGCAGCGTGAAGTCGACGAGCCATCCATCGCGCAGCGCCTCTGCCAGACTGTAGGCAAAGGTCGGCTTGCCCGGTGCAAGATCGTAGAAGCGGTAGACCTCCGCTTCACCCGGAGCTGTCGGTGGAAGCGACGAGAAACCCAAGAGGATCGCATCGAAGTAGTTGAGGATGACAAGATGGTCATCGTAGATGCTCGGGTGCGACTCGTCAATGATGACGAGATCGAAGTGCGCCGGATCGTAGAGACGCGCCCCCGTTTCTGTCCGACTCTCGTTCACGGCGTCCATCATGATGGTCGCCGTCGCGAAAACGATGTCTGCCTGCGCCTCTTCGCGCACATCGCCGAGAAGGTCGACGAGCTTCGCGTCGGGCAGCAGCATGCGAAATTGCTCGTAAGCCTGATGCACAAGTTCCTCGCGATCAGCAAGGTAGAGCACCTTGCTGACGGCTTTCTGGTGGAGCAATGCCTCAATGGCGCCCGCCGCCATGCGCGTCTTCCCTGTGCCCGGCGGCGTGGAAACGAGAAGCCGGCGCACGCCCCGATGCACATCCTCGCATATACGCCAGACGGCTTCCTGCTGATACGGGCGGTTCACAATGTCCCCGGCAAGATCCGGATGTCCGTCCGGATCGTAAAGGCGGCGGAAGCGCAGGCGCCGCTCCAAACCGGCGCGCGAAAAGCATCCATGAATCGGACGCAATGTGCCGCTCGCCTCATCCAGATAGCAGTATCCTCCCTCGCGCAGAAGAAAAATATAGGGACGTTCGCCGTACTTCTGTTCCACGAGCGTCGCCCATTCCTTCGCTTGAGCGACGCCGTCTTCTGCGGAATGCTCCGCCGCCTTGACCGCCATGACGGCCAGCGGTTTCTTCTCGGCGTCGGTGAAGAGGATGTCGATGGTCGGCGTCTTTTTTCCCGCGCCCTCGATCTGCGCGTTCATGAAGAAGTCCTCGCCCAGAGTCCATCCCGCCTGCGCACTGTCCACCAAGATGTAGCGGCCGCGCGTCTCAGCAAGGAGGTCGGCAGGCACCTCGACGACGCTGCCGTTCCTATTTTTTTCCCGCAGGGCGGCAAACTTCTCCGAAGCCTCGCGGTTCTTCTTGCGCCGCGGCAAAAGGGCGCCGCCTTCGAACGGCTCCTTGTAGAGCTCCAAAAGTTTCAGAGGATTCGCATTGTGTTCCTTGCCGCCCGTCGGCAAAAGGCTCTCATCGAAAGGAGTCGGCGAAAAACCTTCCTCGTAGCACGCCGCCAACCATGAAAGGGCTGCGTGCAGTCCGCGCAGTGCGAGCAAGGCCTCCTCGCGTGAGACGTCCATGCCGCGATAAGCGACGACATTGCCGAGATGCAGGATGTAATGCACGAGAGAATTCATTCCAGCCGGACGGAGTTTCTTGAGCGTCGGCTCATGAATGAGGCGAGCGATCGCCTCGCGATACGGCAGCGCGAGTCCCGCATCGTGCGTAAACATCCAGCGCACCGCCAGCTTGACTGCACGCTCCGCCAAGATCGCACACTCCGGATATGACGTGCCGAAGCGCCGCTCCGCCTCCATCGCCGTCTTCGCGATCGCCTTGTAATCCTTTCGCGCCATCAAGAAATCAAAATTTGATGCCATGTCCTCACCGTTCTTTCCCTGATCGGGCTGCTTCGCAACCTTCTCCTGCGCCAGCCCCGGCTTCCCTTACGAGAATCTCAATTCACGCGGACGCCCTTTCCATCCCTGCGGCGCCCGCTCATATATCTTATGCCGTCGGTCTTGCGCGACTGCGTGAGATCGACGATCTCGTCATGCTCCTTCTGCAGCTCTCGCCCAAGGCGGCAGAGGACGCGCGTGATGCGCACGCCCTCCGTTTCCTCGACGAAGAACTGTGCATCGCCGAACGCCGCCTTCTGTCCGATGCGCGGCGGATTGTCGACATGCGCCGAAAGCCAGCCGCCCACGCTGTCGATCTCCTCCTCGTCGATCGCGACCTCCAGGATGTCCTCAAGTTCCTCCAAGAGCATCTTGGCGTCGACAGAGTAAAGACACGCGCCCTTCTTTTCCACCAGCGGGCGATCCGTATCGAACTCGTCCTGAATATCTCCGACGATTTCCTCGATGACGTCCTCGATCGTGACCATGCCCGCCGTGCCGCCGTACTCATCGACGACGATGGCAAGCTGCGAGCGCTCCTGCTGCATCGTCTGCAAAAGGCGGCTGACGGCCATGGCCTCGGGCACGACGAGCGCATGACGAGCGAGCTTCCGAAGATCGGGCTCTTCTTTCTTGTAAAGCGTTTGTAAAAAGTCCTTGATATGCAGGAAACCGATGATGTTGTCCTTGCCCCCGTCGCAGATCGGATAGCGCGTGAGCCTCTCCTCCATCGCCATCTCAATGCTCTCTTCCAAGGAATCCTCAAGGTCGAGGCAGACCATGTCCGTGCGCGGAATCATGATCTCGCGCACGGAGAGATCGGCGAAGTCAAAGACGTTGTCGACGAATTCCAATTCCGTCTTATCGATGAAGCCTTGGCGATGACTCTCCTCCATGAGGACGCGGATCTCCTCTTCCGTATGCGCCACATCCTCCTCCTTCGTCACGACGGAGAAGCCCATGCGTTCCTCCGCCCAGTTCGCGACGTGATTCAGCAGCCAGACGAAAGGATACATGATGCGCTGGAAGACGAGGAGCGGCAAGGCGACCGTGAGCGCGACACTCTCGACCTTGCGGATCGCGACGTTCTTCGGAATCAGCTCGCCGCCCACGATGTGCAGCGAGGTGATGAGGAAAAACGCGATGGCGAAGGAGACGGTTTCAACCGCGCTCTCGGGCACGCCGAACCACGAAAATGCCGGATGCAGCAAGGAAGCGACGACAGGCTCGCCGAGCCAGCCCAAGCCCAGGGAAACGATGGTGATGCCAAGCTGCGTGACGGAAAGCGCCACGTCAAGGCGATCGGCCAGCTTCTTCGCATACGATGCGCGGCGGTTGCCCTCGGCGATGAGCACGTCGAGCCGCGAACTGCGCATCTTGACGATGGAAAACTCCGCCGCAACGAAGAACGCATTGCCGAAGACGAGCAGAAAGACGACAAGAATTTTCAAAGACAATAAAAAAGGATCTTCCAA is from Selenomonas sputigena ATCC 35185 and encodes:
- a CDS encoding NAD(P)/FAD-dependent oxidoreductase yields the protein MSKKTRIVVVGAGFGGVKVVRELAKDKSLDITIVDRRNFHLFQPLLYQLATSLLSTDEIAYPIRSFFRHNKNVDLFMAKLRGLDKERKVVITNHGEIPYDYLVLAAGATTNFFGMESVEEHSFPMKTLQEALHIRNHVIHMFERANKIEHNEEERRRMLSFVVVGGGPTGVELAGSLAEVINLIMKDEYHNLSPDEISVKLVEATGGLLPMMPPDLQQETVRVLEKKGIDVMLNTQVAGCDKNSLILKDGRVIPTNTVIWAAGVKAVPIISKLGFACDRAGRVIVNEKLQVEGERDIFAIGDCASFCHGTERPLATVAPVATQGGAVAARNIKRLIAGDENLETFHYKDQGAMATIGRTEAVVNMNGTKMKGFIAWVVWMFVHLLRLAGAHTNTTVLLKWTWNLLSGTRLGRIITNMQYDESRELRPMPLDPEEKG
- a CDS encoding DEAD/DEAH box helicase family protein, encoding MARKDYKAIAKTAMEAERRFGTSYPECAILAERAVKLAVRWMFTHDAGLALPYREAIARLIHEPTLKKLRPAGMNSLVHYILHLGNVVAYRGMDVSREEALLALRGLHAALSWLAACYEEGFSPTPFDESLLPTGGKEHNANPLKLLELYKEPFEGGALLPRRKKNREASEKFAALREKNRNGSVVEVPADLLAETRGRYILVDSAQAGWTLGEDFFMNAQIEGAGKKTPTIDILFTDAEKKPLAVMAVKAAEHSAEDGVAQAKEWATLVEQKYGERPYIFLLREGGYCYLDEASGTLRPIHGCFSRAGLERRLRFRRLYDPDGHPDLAGDIVNRPYQQEAVWRICEDVHRGVRRLLVSTPPGTGKTRMAAGAIEALLHQKAVSKVLYLADREELVHQAYEQFRMLLPDAKLVDLLGDVREEAQADIVFATATIMMDAVNESRTETGARLYDPAHFDLVIIDESHPSIYDDHLVILNYFDAILLGFSSLPPTAPGEAEVYRFYDLAPGKPTFAYSLAEALRDGWLVDFTLRDEAPEGVMEPRLLYADLTEEQRTIAEMEYSDTGAIASKDFDVPAVNNWLFSEETIQAMLENLLQHGLKTPDGKLGKTIIFAKNSLQAKAIAFIFQRLHPEYGADFIRALDARTPDLAEAVQAFSLSDEQLTIAVSVDVLDTGFDIPSVENLVFFRKVHSLSKFSQMLGRGMRFCADLNGAGKDKEKFLVMDYCKNFTFFDMEK
- a CDS encoding hemolysin family protein, translated to MSVHFDGGEFLEDPFLLSLKILVVFLLVFGNAFFVAAEFSIVKMRSSRLDVLIAEGNRRASYAKKLADRLDVALSVTQLGITIVSLGLGWLGEPVVASLLHPAFSWFGVPESAVETVSFAIAFFLITSLHIVGGELIPKNVAIRKVESVALTVALPLLVFQRIMYPFVWLLNHVANWAEERMGFSVVTKEEDVAHTEEEIRVLMEESHRQGFIDKTELEFVDNVFDFADLSVREIMIPRTDMVCLDLEDSLEESIEMAMEERLTRYPICDGGKDNIIGFLHIKDFLQTLYKKEEPDLRKLARHALVVPEAMAVSRLLQTMQQERSQLAIVVDEYGGTAGMVTIEDVIEEIVGDIQDEFDTDRPLVEKKGACLYSVDAKMLLEELEDILEVAIDEEEIDSVGGWLSAHVDNPPRIGQKAAFGDAQFFVEETEGVRITRVLCRLGRELQKEHDEIVDLTQSRKTDGIRYMSGRRRDGKGVRVN
- a CDS encoding VOC family protein produces the protein MKFKFLHNNINVRDLARSLAFYEKALGLKEVSRMEMPDFTLVYLGDGGSTPHELELTWLKDRETPYNLGDNEFHLAFGVDDFAAAHKLHEEMGCICYENAAMGIYFISDPDGYWLEVLPKW